A part of Numenius arquata chromosome 2, bNumArq3.hap1.1, whole genome shotgun sequence genomic DNA contains:
- the CCT2 gene encoding T-complex protein 1 subunit beta, which produces MASLSLAPVNIFKAGADEEKAETARLSSFVGAIAIGDLVKSTLGPKGMDKILLSTGRDSTVTVTNDGATILKAIGVDNPAAKVLVDMSKVQDDEVGDGTTSVTVLAAELLREAELLISKKIHPQTIIAGWRAATKASREALLKAAVDHGDDEVKFREDLMNIAGTTLSSKLLTHHKDHFVKLAVEAVLRLKGSGNLEAIHVIKKLGGSLADSYLDEGFLLDKKIGVNQPKRIENAKILIANTGMDTDKIKIFGSRVRVDSTAKVAEIEQAEKEKMKEKVERILKHGINCFINRQLIYNYPEQLFGAAGVMAIEHADFAGVERLALVTGGEIASTFDHPELVKLGSCKLIEEVMIGEDKLIHFSGVAMGEACTIVLRGATQQILDEAERSLHDALCVLAQTVKDTRTVYGGGCSEMLMANAVAELAIRTPGKESVAMESFAKALRMIPTIIADNAGYDSADLVAQLRAAHSEGKTTYGLDMKEGVIGDMAVLGVTESFQVKRQVLLSAAEAAEMILRVDDIIKAAPRKRVPDHRPC; this is translated from the exons ATG GCGTCCCTTTCCCTTGCTCCTGTGAACATTTTCAAGGCAGGTGCAgatgaagaaaaggcagaaacagcTCGATTG tcATCCTTTGTTGGTGCCATTGCTATTGGTGACCTGGTCAAGAGCACTCTGGGGCCTAAAGGCATG GACAAGAttcttttaagtactggaagagATAGCACAGTAACAGTGACCAATGACGGTGCTACCATCCTGAAAGCTATTGGAGTTGACAACCCAGCTGCCAAGGTCTTGGTTG ATATGTCAAAGGTTCAAGATGATGAAGTTGGTGATGGAACTACGTCTGTCACAGTGTTGGCAGCTGAATTACTGAGG gaGGCAGAATTACTCATTTCAAAGAAGATTCATCCTCAGACCATCATTGCAGGCTGGAGGGCAGCCACAAAAGCTTCAAGAGAGGCGCTTTTGAAAGCAGCTGTGGATCATGG tgATGATGAGGTGAAGTTCCGTGAAGACTTGATGAACATTGCGGGAACGACTCTTTCATCAAAATTACTTACTCATCATAAAGATCACTTTGTCAAGCTTGCTGTAGAAGCTGTTCTTAGGTTGAAAGGTTCTGGTAATTTGGAGGCTATCCACGTCATTAAGAAACTTGGTGGAAGTTTGGCTGATTCCTACTTAGATGAAG GCTTTTTACTTGACAAGAAGATTGGTGTAAATCAGCCAAAAAGAATTGAAAATGCAAAGATTCTTATTGCAAATACTGGTATGGATACAGACAAGATTAAG ATTTTTGGCTCTCGTGTTAGAGTGGACTCCACAGCAAAAGTAGCAGAAATagaacaggcagaaaaagaaaaaatgaaggagaaggtAGAGCGTATTCTTAAGCATGGAATAAACTGCTTTATTAACAG ACAGTTGATCTACAACTACCCTGAACAGCTCTTTGGAGCCGCTGGCGTCATGGCTATTGAACATGCAGACTTTGCTGGTGTAGAACGTCTGGCCCTTGTTACAG GTGGTGAAATTGCGTCAACCTTTGATCACCCTGAGCTAGTAAAACTAGGAAGCTGCAAGCTTATTGAAGAAGTCATGATTGGAGAAGATAAACTCATTCATTTCTCTGGAGTGGCAATGG GTGAAGCTTGCACCATAGTGTTGCGTGGAGCAACACAGCAGATTCTAGATGAAGCAGAGAGGTCTCTGCATGATGCTCTCTGTGTTCTTGCCCAGACGGTGAAGGACACTAGAACTGTGTACGGTGGAG GTTGTTCAGAGATGCTGATGGCTAACGCTGTTGCAGAACTCGCCATCAGAACACCTGGCAAAGAGTCTGTTGCAATGGAGTCCTTTGCTAAGGCTTTACGAATG ATCCCAACAATAATAGCTGATAATGCTGGCTATGACAGTGCAGATTTGGTTGCTCAGCTCAGAGCTGCTCACAGTGAAGGGAAGACAACTTACGGACTTG ATATGAAAGAAGGTGTCATTGGGGACATGGCAGTCTTGGGAGTAACGGAAAGTTTCCAAGTCAAGAGACAAGTTTTGCTGAGCGCAGCTGAAGCAGCAGAAATGATTCTTCGTGTAGATGACATTATTAAAGCAGCACCAAG aaaacGTGTACCAGACCATCGCCCATGTTAA
- the LRRC10 gene encoding leucine-rich repeat-containing protein 10: MGNSLKAIVAFVPSNECQKYLLEDLEEMPVDKMVDLSGRQLRRLPVHICSFRELVKLYLSDNNLNHLPPELEQLQNLQILALDFNNFKALPLVVCTLKQLCILYLGNNKLCSLPLELRLLQNLKTLWIESNCLQCLPEVVCELSLLKTLHAGSNALRTLPTQLQCLQELRTIWLSGNLLSEFPPVLLDMPFLEVIDVDRNSIRFFPSLAHLPGLKLVIYDHNPCRNAPKVAKGVRRVGRWSEETPEPRKRSGAVIEISLEEKPSPPPAAKPEPEAEPC; this comes from the coding sequence ATGGGCAACAGCCTGAAAGCCATAGTTGCTTTTGTGCCCTCCAACGAGTGCCAGAAGTACCTCCTGGAAGACCTAGAAGAGATGCCAGTGGATAAAATGGTGGACCTGAGCGGCAGGCAGCTGAGGCGGCTGCCTGTACACATTTGCTCTTTCCGGGAACTGGTCAAGCTGTACCTGAGCGACAACAACCTGAACCATCTGCCCCCCGAGCTGGAGCAGCTGCAAAACCTGCAGATCCTGGCACTGGACTTCAACAACTTCAAGGCGCTGCCCCTGGTGGTGTGCACGCTGAAGCAGCTCTGCATCCTCTACCTGGGCAACAATAAGCTCTGCAGCTTGCCCCTCGAGCTCCGGCTCCTGCAGAACCTCAAGACCCTCTGGATCGAGTCCAACTGCCTGCAGTGCCTGCCCGAGGTGGTCTGCGAGCTCAGCCTGCTCAAGACCCTGCACGCCGGCTCCAACGCCCTGCGCACCCTCCCCacccagctgcagtgcctgcaggAGCTCCGCACCATCTGGCTGTCGGGCAACCTGCTGTCCGAGTTCCCCCCCGTGCTCCTGGACATGCCTTTCCTGGAGGTGATCGACGTGGATCGCAACTCCATCCGGTTCTTCCCCAGCCTGGCTCACCTTCCCGGCTTGAAGCTGGTGATCTACGACCACAACCCCTGCAGGAACGCACCCAAAGTGGCCAAAGGGGTGCGGAGGGTGGGGAGGTGGTCGGAGGAGACCCCCGAACCCCGCAAGCGGTCTGGGGCGGTGATAGAAATCTCGCTTGAAGAGAAACCGTCACCACCTCCTGCCGCCAAGCCCGAGCCAGAAGCCGAGCCCTGCTGA
- the LOC141479282 gene encoding cathepsin E-like — protein sequence MRVLLLAVVCIPFTVAMERIPLVRFKSIKKQLKEKGELEEFWRNHHPDVFARRYLHCFPADIALSVGTASERLYDYMNAQYYGVVNVGTPPQRFTVVFDTGSSNFWVPSAYCISEACRVHQKFKSFLSDSYEHGGEAFSLQYGTGQLLGIAGKDTLQISNISIRGQDFGESVFEPGTTFALAHFDGVLGLGYPSLAVGNALPVFDSIMNQKLVEEPVFSFYLKRGDDTENGGELILGGIDHSRYKGSIHWVPVTEKSYWQIHMSNIKIQGRVAFCSHGCEAIVDSGTSLITGPSSQIRRLQEYIGASPSHTGEFLVDCRRLSSLPHISFTIGHHEYKLTAEQYVVKESIEDQTFCMSGFQSLDITTRSGPLWILGDVFMSAFYCIFDRGNDRVGFAKAVHRKDYY from the exons ATGAGGGTGCTACTGTTGGCTGTGGTTTGCATCCCCTTCACCGTGGCCATGGAACG aATCCCTCTTGTTCGATTCAAATCTATCAAAAAACAgctgaaggaaaagggagaattaGAGGAATTTTGGAGGAATCACCACCCGGATGTTTTTGCCCGGAGGTACCTGCATTGCTTCCCTGCAGATATTGCTTTATCAGTAGGAACCGCTTCAGAAAGGCTGTATGATTACATGAAT GCGCAGTACTACGGAGTTGTGAATGTCGGCACGCCACCCCAGAGGTTCACCGTCGTGTTTGACACCGGCTCCTCCAATTTTTGGGTCCCTTCTGCTTATTGCATCAGTGAAGCGTGCA GGGTGCACCAGAAATTTAAGTCCTTCCTGTCGGATTCATATGAGCACGGAGGGGAAGCCTTCTCTTTGCAGTACGGCACGGGACAGCTTCTGGGCATCGCTGGCAAAGACACGCTGCAG ATAAGTAACATCTCCATCAGGGGACAGGACTTTGGTGAGTCAGTGTTTGAGCCTGGAACAACCTTTGCCCTTGCCCACTTTGATGGCGTGCTGGGCTTGGGCTACCCCTCCTTAGCAGTGGGCAATGCTCTGCCCGTGTTTGACAGCATCATGAACCAGAAGCTGGTAGAGGAGCCGGTCTTCTCTTTCTATCTGAAAAG AGGAGATGACACCGAGAATGGTGGTGAGTTGATCCTGGGTGGGATAGACCATTCCCGCTACAAAGGTTCAATCCACTGGGTCCCAGTCACCGAGAAAAGCTACTGGCAAATACATATGAGCAA TATAAAGATCCAGGGCCGGGTGGCATTTTGCTCCCATGGCTGCGAAGCCATCGTTGACTCAGGCACTTCTCTTATCACCGGCCCCTCTTCACAAATCAGGCGATTACAGGAGTATATTGGGGCAAGTCCATCGCATACTGGAGAG TTTCTTGTAGACTGCAGAAGACTCTCCAGCTTGCCCCACATCAGCTTCACGATCGGACACCACGAGTACAAGCTGACAGCAGAGCAATACGTCGtaaag GAGTCTATAGAAGACCAAACCTTCTGCATGAGTGGCTTTCAGTCTCTCGACATCACCACTCGCTCCGGTCCGCTCTGGATTTTAGGAGATGTCTTTATGTCTGCGTTTTACTGCATTTTTGACCGTGGGAATGACAGAGTGGGATTTGCAAAAGCTGTTCATAGGAAGGATTACTACTGA